From the Drosophila sechellia strain sech25 chromosome X, ASM438219v1, whole genome shotgun sequence genome, the window GCAGGAACAGGTCCTGTGTCCGCAGACCAGCGATGACGAGATCTAGCAATGGCCCAACATCATTCGCAGGTGGACGAAAACCGGAAGCCGGAAGTTCCGCAGAGGTGGTGGAGCCTATTAAACATTATCATCAACTAGTGGCCTAGAACTTTTTTGTATATGCCTATTAAGTGTAAATGTATCGGCCTCACAATTAACGGTTAACAATTCTTAACGAGTATATATAGAGAGATTTAGCTATAGTTTAGCACTGGGTAAAAATGAAAGTGAAACAGAAGTTAGGAAACAAAAAGGGCAACCATTAGTTTTacgttttgttgttgtttgcgtGCTAGATGGTAAATATGATCAGTCAAGTCGGTAACTTTGTTAtagcttaaatatataaagaaatatatattatatatatgtgtaatGAGTACATCGCATATGAATTGCATATGTCTTACGTATAGTGCAAATTTATAAGCGCGCTGCCTCACCAAAACGGAGCATTGAAGTTCGTAAATTGCCCAAAACTCAATTAAGTAGCTAAAGaaagccaaaaagaaaaccatCGTACAGATTCGAACTAACCAAGTTTATACCACAAGTAGTAGCTGTAGAGAAGGACAGAGAACCCTCCCCGACACCAAAACGAAAGAGATGCCTATAAAGATATTTTGAGATTAGCCAAAGAACTCAGcacaaattaatattaaagttATTACTACGAGTATATAGCCAAATCCCCCATTTAGCGACCTACCCCCTCCCACAACAATCCAAAAAAGCGAGCGTAATAAAAATCGTTGAAATTGCAGAACGTTTTAAAAAAACTCCTCTCTTGGCTGCTCAATGAATGAATGGGTCTCTGGGTCTCGGGGAAACGTGCGCTCTTCGGATTGGACGAATTGCACTGGCCGTAATCTGGAGCTTATGCAAACCCGTGCCCGCCTTACGGAGCAGGTGCGTGCGTGCCAGGGGGCGAGCAGTGCATCCGTTCCGGCTGCCGGAACGATCGAGCTTTCGGTCGCTGTACGGAATTCAAATTCTTGCACAGACTAGGGACCTGATGCCGCCCCCGTAACCACGGCTTAAATATGCCCTTGGTTGGGCTGGGAAGCTCAGTACCGAGGGTGTCGCTCGGGTGTACACAGCACACTGAACTGCTCAGCAGAGACACATATTCCAAGGACAAACGGTTCAGTTCAGGCAGCACCACGTTGACAAGATGCAACTGTTCGTTATCTGCCTGCTGGTGGCCAGCACGGCCGCGTTCACGATGTTTGGCCCCCACATTCGTATCGCGCCGGGCCAGAAACCCAATGAGATAGTTCTGCACTTTCGCAATCCGTGCAACAACAaaaccagcaccaccaccctGAAGCCGCCATCGCCTCCTTGCCCCTCTCATCCTACAACTCCCGCTTGTGAGCACCGCATTACCAGTGCGGCTCCGATGAAGCCGAATTGTCCACATGCCACCACTACTCCGCACAATTGTGGTCAAGACACTACGAGCTCCAGCGGGGCTACTACACCAAAGCCCACACTGGAAACAACAAAATGGACAACTTTTAAAACAACTCAGACAACAACACGAGGATCAAccactctgaaaccaactgaaaGTACGACGACAGGAGCGACAACACTGAAACAAACGGATGGAACgacggccaagccaacaactcagaaaccaactgatggaactacggccaagccgacaactctgaaaccaactgaggaaACGAgtgccaagccaacaactcagaaaccaactgagggaactacggccaagccgacaactctgaaaccaactgagggaacatcggccaagccaacaactcagaaaccaactgatggaactacggccaagccgacaactcagaaaccaacggagggaacatcggccaagccaacaactcagaaACCAACGGAGGGAACGAGTGCCAAGACGACAACTCAGAAACCAACggagggaacatcggccaagccaacaactcagaaACCAACGGACGGAACGAgtgccaagccaacaactcagaaaccaacggagggaacatcggccaagccaacaactcagaaACCAACGGAGGGAACGAGTGCCAAGACGACAACTCAGAAACCAACggagggaacatcggccaagccaacaactcagaaACCAACGGAGGGAACGAGTGCCAAGCCGACAACTCAGAAAACAACggagggaacatcggccaagccaacaactcagaaACCAACGGAGGGAACGAGTGCCAAGCCGACAACTCAGAAACCAACggagggaacatcggccaagccaacaactcagaaaccaactgagggaactacggccaagccgacaactctgaaaccaactgagggaacatcagccaagccaacaactcagaaaccaactgagggaactacggccaagccaacaactctgaaaccaactgagggaacatcggccaagccaacaactctgaaaccaactgagggaactacggccaagccgacaactctgaaaccaactgagggaacatcggccaagccaacaactctgaaaccaactgagggaacatcagccaagccaacaactcagaaaccaactgagggaactacggccAAGCCTACAACtttgaaaccaactgagggaactacggccaagccgacaactctgaaaccaactgagggaactacggccaagccgacaactctgaaaccaactgagggaactacggccaagccgacaactctgaaaccaactgagggaactacggccAAGCCTACAACtttgaaaccaactgagggaactacggccaagccgacaactctgaaaccaactgagggaactacggccaagccgacaactctgaaaccaactgagggaactacggccaagccgacaactctgaaaccaactgagggaacatcggccaagccaacaactcagaaaccaactgagggaactacggccaagccgacaactttgaaaccaactgagggaacatcggccaagccgacaactctgaaaccaactgagggaactacggccAATCCTACAACtttgaaaccaactgagggaacatcggccaagccaacaactctgaaaccaactgagggaacttctgccaagccaacaactctaaaaccaactgagggaactactgccaagccaacaactcagaaACCAACAGACGGAACTACGGCCAAGCCTACAACTTTAAAAacaactgagggaacatcggccaagccaacaactcagaaGCCAACGGAGGGAACAAGTGCCAAaccaacaactctgaaaccaactgagggaactacggccaagccgacaactctgaaaccaactgagggaacatcggccaagccaacaactctgaaaccaactgagggaactacggccaagccgacaactctgaaaccaactgagggaactacggccaagccaacaactctgaaaccaactgagggaacatcggccaagccaacaactctgaaaccaactgagggaactacggccaagccgacaactctgaaaccaactgagggaacatcggccaagccaacaactctgaaaccaactgagggaacatcggccaagccaagaactctgaaaccaactgagggaactacggccaagccgacaactctgaaaccaactgagggaacatcggccaagccaacaactctgaaaccaactgagggaacatcagccaagccaacaactcagaaaccaactgagggaactacggccaagccaacaactctgaaaccaactgagggaacatcggccaagccaacaactctgaagccaactgagggaactacggccaagccgacaactctaaaaccaactgagggaactactgccaagccgacaactctgaaaccaactgagggaacatcggccaagccaacaactctgaaaccaactgagggaacatcggccaagccaacaactctgaagccaactgagggaactacggccaagccgacaactctaaaaccaactgagggaactactgccaagccgacaactctgaaaccaactgagggaacatcggccaatCCTACAACtttgaaaccaactgagggaacatcggccaagccaacaactctgaaaccaactgagggaacatcggccaagcctacaactttaaaaacaactgagggaacatcggccaagccaacaactcagaaGCCAACGGAGGGAACAAGTGCCAAaccaacaactctgaaaccaactgagggaactacggccaagccaacaactctgaaaccaactgagggaactacggccaagccgacaactctgaaaccaactgagggaactacggccaagccgacaactctgaaaccaactgagggaacatcggccaagccaacaactctgaaaccaactgagggaactacggccaagccgacaactctgaaaccaactgagggaacatcggccaagccaacaactctgaaaccaactgagggaacatcagccaagccaacaactcagaaaccaactgagggaactacggccaagccaacaactctgaaaccaactgagggaacatcggccaagccaacaactctgaaaccaactgagggaacatcggccaagccaacaactctgaagccaactgagggaactacggccaagccgacaactctaaaaccaactgagggaactactgccaagccgacaactctgaaaccaactgagggaacatcggccaagccaacaactcagaaaccaactgagggaacatcggccaagccaacaactctgaagccaactgagggaactacggccaagccgacaactctaaaaccaactgagggaactactgccaagccgacaactctgaaaccaactgagggaacatcggccaagccaacaactctgaaaccaactgagggaactacggccaagccgacaactctgaaaccaactgaggaaacatcggccaagccaacaactctgaaaccaactgagggaacatcggccaagccaacaactctgaaaccaactgagggaacatcggccaagccaacaactctgaaaccaactgagggaacatcggccaagccaacaactctgaaaccaactgagggaactacggccaagccgacaactctaaaaccaactgagggaactactgccaagccgacaactctgaaaccaactgagggaacatcggccaagccaacaactcagaaaccaactgagggaactacggccaagccgacaactctgaaaccaactgagggaacatcggccaagccaacaactcagaaaccaactgagggaactacggccaagccgacaactttgaaaccaactgagggaacatcggccaagccaacaactcagaaaccaactgagggaactacggccaagccaacaactctgaaaccaactgatgGAACTACTGCCAAGCCGACAACTCAGAAACCAACggagggaacatcggccaagccaacaactaagaaaccaactgagggaactacggccaagtcaacaactctgaaaccaactgagggaactactgccaagccgacaactctgaaaccaactgagggaacaagtgccaagccgacaactctgaaaccaactgagggaacatcggccaagccaacaactctgaaaccaactgagggaacatcggccaagccaacaactctgaaaccaactgagggaactactgccaagccgacaactctgaaaccaactgagggaacatcggccaagccaacaactctgaaaccaactgagggaacatcggccaagccaacaactctgaaaccaactgagggaactactgccaagccgacaactctgaaaccaactgagggaacatcggccaagccaacaactctgaaaccaactgagggaacatcggccaagccaacaactcagaaaccaactgagggcactacggccaagccgacaactctgaaaccaactgagggaactacggccaagccaacaactctgaaaccaactgagggaacatcggccaagccaacaactctgaaaccaactgagggaactactgccaagccgacaactctgaaaccaactgagggaacatcggccaagccaacaactctgaaaccaactgagggaacatcggccaagccaacaactctgaaaccaactgagggaactactgccaagccgacaactctgaaaccaactgagggaacatcggccaagccaacaactctgaaaccaactgagggaacatcggccaagccaacaactcagaaaccaactgagggcactacggccaagccgacaactctgaaaccaactgagggaactacggccaagccaacaactcagaagccaactgagggaactacggccaagccaacaactctgaaaccaactgagggaacatcggccaagccaacaactctgaaaccaactgagggaactactgccaagccgacaactctgaaaccaactgagggaacaaGTGCCAAGCCGACAACTCAGAAACCAACGGAGGGAACGAgtgccaagccaacaactctaaaaccaactgagggaactacggacaagccaacaactcagaaGCCAACGGAGGGAACAAGTgccaagccgacaactctgaaaccaaccgagggaacatcggccaagccaacaactctgaaaccaactgagggaacatcggccaagccaacaactcagaaGCCAACGGAGGGAACAAGTgccaagccgacaactctgaaaccaactgagggaacatcgCCCAAACCAACAACTCAGAAACCAACGGAGGGAACTACGgccaagccgacaactctaaaaccaactgagggaactactgccaagccaacaactctgaaaccaactgagggaactacggccaagccaacaactctgaaaccaactgagggaacatcggccaagccaacaactctgaaaccaactgagggaacatcggccaagccaacaactcagaaaccaactgagggaactacggcccagccgacaactctgaaaccaactgagggaacaagtgccaagccgacaactcagaaaccaactgagggaactactgccaagccaacaactctgaaaccaactgagggaactacggccaagccaacaactctgaaaccaactgagggaacatcggccaagccaacaactctgaaaccaactgagggaacatcggccaagccaacaactcagaaaccaactgagggaactacggccAGGCCAACAACTCAGAAACCAACGGAGGGAACGAgtgccaagccaacaactctgaaaccaactgagggaacatcggccaagccaacaactcagaaaccaactaagggaacatcggccaagccaacaactcagaaaccaactgagggaactacggccaagccgacaactctaaaaccaactgagggaactacggccaagccaacaactcagaaGCCAACGGAGGGGACAAGTgccaagccgacaactctgaaaccaactgagggaacatcggccaaaccaacaactcagaaaccaactgagggaacatcggccaagccaacaactctgaagccaactgagggaactacggccaagccgacaactctaaaaccaactgagggaactactgccaagccaacaactctgaaaccaactgagggaacatcggccaagccaacaactcagaaaccaactgagggaacatcggccaagccaacaactctgaagccaactgagggaacgacggccaagccgacaactctAAAACCAACAGAGGGAACTActgccaagccaacaactctgaaaccaactgagggaactacggccaagccaacaactctgaaaccaactgaggaaacatcggccaagccaacaactcagaaaccaactgagggaacatcggccaagccaacaactcagaaac encodes:
- the LOC6618527 gene encoding mucin-2, producing the protein MQLFVICLLVASTAAFTMFGPHIRIAPGQKPNEIVLHFRNPCNNKTSTTTLKPPSPPCPSHPTTPACEHRITSAAPMKPNCPHATTTPHNCGQDTTSSSGATTPKPTLETTKWTTFKTTQTTTRGSTTLKPTESTTTGATTLKQTDGTTAKPTTQKPTDGTTAKPTTLKPTEETSAKPTTQKPTEGTTAKPTTLKPTEGTSAKPTTQKPTDGTTAKPTTQKPTEGTSAKPTTQKPTEGTSAKTTTQKPTEGTSAKPTTQKPTDGTSAKPTTQKPTEGTSAKPTTQKPTEGTSAKTTTQKPTEGTSAKPTTQKPTEGTSAKPTTQKTTEGTSAKPTTQKPTEGTSAKPTTQKPTEGTSAKPTTQKPTEGTTAKPTTLKPTEGTSAKPTTQKPTEGTTAKPTTLKPTEGTSAKPTTLKPTEGTTAKPTTLKPTEGTSAKPTTLKPTEGTSAKPTTQKPTEGTTAKPTTLKPTEGTTAKPTTLKPTEGTTAKPTTLKPTEGTTAKPTTLKPTEGTTAKPTTLKPTEGTTAKPTTLKPTEGTTAKPTTLKPTEGTTAKPTTLKPTEGTSAKPTTQKPTEGTTAKPTTLKPTEGTSAKPTTLKPTEGTTANPTTLKPTEGTSAKPTTLKPTEGTSAKPTTLKPTEGTTAKPTTQKPTDGTTAKPTTLKTTEGTSAKPTTQKPTEGTSAKPTTLKPTEGTTAKPTTLKPTEGTSAKPTTLKPTEGTTAKPTTLKPTEGTTAKPTTLKPTEGTSAKPTTLKPTEGTTAKPTTLKPTEGTSAKPTTLKPTEGTSAKPRTLKPTEGTTAKPTTLKPTEGTSAKPTTLKPTEGTSAKPTTQKPTEGTTAKPTTLKPTEGTSAKPTTLKPTEGTTAKPTTLKPTEGTTAKPTTLKPTEGTSAKPTTLKPTEGTSAKPTTLKPTEGTTAKPTTLKPTEGTTAKPTTLKPTEGTSANPTTLKPTEGTSAKPTTLKPTEGTSAKPTTLKTTEGTSAKPTTQKPTEGTSAKPTTLKPTEGTTAKPTTLKPTEGTTAKPTTLKPTEGTTAKPTTLKPTEGTSAKPTTLKPTEGTTAKPTTLKPTEGTSAKPTTLKPTEGTSAKPTTQKPTEGTTAKPTTLKPTEGTSAKPTTLKPTEGTSAKPTTLKPTEGTTAKPTTLKPTEGTTAKPTTLKPTEGTSAKPTTQKPTEGTSAKPTTLKPTEGTTAKPTTLKPTEGTTAKPTTLKPTEGTSAKPTTLKPTEGTTAKPTTLKPTEETSAKPTTLKPTEGTSAKPTTLKPTEGTSAKPTTLKPTEGTSAKPTTLKPTEGTTAKPTTLKPTEGTTAKPTTLKPTEGTSAKPTTQKPTEGTTAKPTTLKPTEGTSAKPTTQKPTEGTTAKPTTLKPTEGTSAKPTTQKPTEGTTAKPTTLKPTDGTTAKPTTQKPTEGTSAKPTTKKPTEGTTAKSTTLKPTEGTTAKPTTLKPTEGTSAKPTTLKPTEGTSAKPTTLKPTEGTSAKPTTLKPTEGTTAKPTTLKPTEGTSAKPTTLKPTEGTSAKPTTLKPTEGTTAKPTTLKPTEGTSAKPTTLKPTEGTSAKPTTQKPTEGTTAKPTTLKPTEGTTAKPTTLKPTEGTSAKPTTLKPTEGTTAKPTTLKPTEGTSAKPTTLKPTEGTSAKPTTLKPTEGTTAKPTTLKPTEGTSAKPTTLKPTEGTSAKPTTQKPTEGTTAKPTTLKPTEGTTAKPTTQKPTEGTTAKPTTLKPTEGTSAKPTTLKPTEGTTAKPTTLKPTEGTSAKPTTQKPTEGTSAKPTTLKPTEGTTDKPTTQKPTEGTSAKPTTLKPTEGTSAKPTTLKPTEGTSAKPTTQKPTEGTSAKPTTLKPTEGTSPKPTTQKPTEGTTAKPTTLKPTEGTTAKPTTLKPTEGTTAKPTTLKPTEGTSAKPTTLKPTEGTSAKPTTQKPTEGTTAQPTTLKPTEGTSAKPTTQKPTEGTTAKPTTLKPTEGTTAKPTTLKPTEGTSAKPTTLKPTEGTSAKPTTQKPTEGTTARPTTQKPTEGTSAKPTTLKPTEGTSAKPTTQKPTKGTSAKPTTQKPTEGTTAKPTTLKPTEGTTAKPTTQKPTEGTSAKPTTLKPTEGTSAKPTTQKPTEGTSAKPTTLKPTEGTTAKPTTLKPTEGTTAKPTTLKPTEGTSAKPTTQKPTEGTSAKPTTLKPTEGTTAKPTTLKPTEGTTAKPTTLKPTEGTTAKPTTLKPTEETSAKPTTQKPTEGTSAKPTTQKPTEGTSAKPTTQKPTEGTTAQPTTLIPTEGTTAKPTTLKPTEGTTAKPTTLKPTEGTTAKPTTLKPTEGTTAKPTTLKPTEGTSAKPTTLKPTEGTSAKPTTQKPTEGTTAQPTTLIPTEGTTAKPTTLKPTEGISAKPTTLKPTEGTSAKPTTQKPTEGTTAQPTTLKPTEGTSAKPTTQKPTEGTTAKPTTLKPTEGTSAKPTTQKPTEGTTARPTTQKPTEGTSAKPTTQKPTEGTTAKPTTLKPTEGTSAKPTTLKPTEGTTAKPTTQKPTEGTTARPTTQKPTEGTSAKPTTQKPTEGTSAKPTTQKPTEGTTARPTTQKPTEGTSAKPTTLKPTEGTSAKPTTQKPTKGTSAKPTTQKPTEGTSAKPTTLKPTEGTTAKPTTLKPTEGTTAKLTTLKPTEETSAKPTTLKPTEGTSAKPTTLKPTEGTSAKPTTQKPTEGTTAQPTTLKPTEGTTAKPTTLKPTEGTSAKPTTLKPTEGTSAKPTTQKPTEGTSAKPTTLKPTEGTSAKPTTQKPTKGTSAKPTTQKPTEGTTAKPTTLKPTEGTTAKPTTQKPTEGTSAKPTTLKPTEGTSAKPTTQKPTEGTSAKPTTLKPTEGTTAKPTTLKPTEGTTAKPTTLKPTEGTSAKPTTQKPTEGTSAKPTTLKPTEGTTAKPTTLKPTEGTTAKPTTLKPTDGTTAKPTTQKPTDGTTAKPTTLKPTEGTTAKPTTLKPTEGTTAKPTTLKPTEGTTAKPTTLKPTEGTSAKPTTLKPTEGTTAKPTTLKPTDGTTAKPTTQKPTDGTTAKPTTQKPTEATTAKPTTQKPTDGTTAKPTTLKPTEATTAKPTTQKPTEGTTAKPTTLRPTDGTTPQRTSQRTTTFKPTSEKTTTESLPPFIIFDVITGTPLPSTLNIS